One Planctomycetota bacterium genomic window carries:
- a CDS encoding SLC13 family permease, with protein sequence MLAWIVLAVFVVVYGWLCFATGHRVKVLWAGVVALVAARYLLPGQDPQGAFTLAAIAREGISWNVLGVLAGAMMIADLFMRSGVPVLLADRIAERCRTARAALVAVCVFSGFISAFVDNVTTVLLVAPVALAMAQRTGAHPVPLLVGIAVSANLQGAATLIGDPPSMLLAAEFRLGFNDFFVHQGKPAIFFAIQVGAAVSALALFFIFRREREPMAHLEVTPPKTWVPVGFIAVMIAFLASSSRFDPDFVWLAGTGNVILGALAFAWGLWREPKEAKEVLKRYDVPTVFFLAGIFAIAYAMNCFGWVKAIADGIARLVGGNQFAAYTLIVWLSVAVSAFVDNIAYVAVMLPVAKGLAASVGGEPFLYAAGLLIGACIGGNITPIGASCNVVAVGVLRRQGHKVTFGQFARIGLPFTLAATTAAYLFVWVFWS encoded by the coding sequence ATGCTCGCCTGGATCGTGTTGGCCGTATTCGTCGTCGTGTACGGCTGGCTGTGCTTCGCCACGGGGCACCGCGTGAAGGTGCTGTGGGCCGGCGTAGTCGCGCTCGTCGCGGCCCGCTACCTGCTGCCGGGCCAGGACCCGCAGGGCGCGTTCACCCTCGCGGCCATCGCGCGCGAGGGGATCAGTTGGAACGTGCTGGGCGTGCTCGCGGGCGCGATGATGATCGCCGACCTGTTCATGCGCTCGGGCGTGCCGGTGCTGCTGGCCGACCGCATCGCGGAGCGCTGCCGCACGGCCCGCGCGGCGCTGGTGGCGGTGTGCGTGTTCTCGGGCTTCATCTCGGCGTTTGTGGACAACGTGACGACGGTGCTGCTGGTGGCGCCCGTGGCGCTGGCCATGGCGCAGCGCACGGGCGCCCATCCCGTGCCGTTGCTCGTCGGCATTGCCGTGAGCGCCAACCTCCAGGGCGCGGCCACGCTGATCGGCGACCCGCCGAGCATGCTCCTCGCCGCCGAGTTCCGCCTGGGGTTCAACGACTTCTTCGTCCACCAGGGCAAGCCGGCCATCTTCTTCGCCATCCAGGTCGGGGCGGCGGTGAGCGCGCTGGCGCTCTTCTTCATCTTCCGCCGCGAGCGCGAGCCGATGGCGCACCTCGAGGTCACGCCGCCGAAGACCTGGGTGCCCGTGGGTTTCATCGCCGTGATGATCGCCTTCCTCGCCTCCTCGTCGCGCTTCGACCCCGATTTCGTGTGGCTGGCGGGCACGGGCAACGTGATCCTGGGCGCGCTGGCCTTCGCCTGGGGCCTCTGGCGCGAGCCGAAGGAGGCGAAGGAAGTCCTGAAGCGCTACGACGTGCCGACCGTTTTCTTCCTCGCGGGCATCTTCGCCATCGCCTACGCGATGAACTGCTTCGGCTGGGTGAAGGCCATTGCCGATGGCATCGCGCGTCTCGTGGGCGGCAACCAGTTCGCCGCCTATACCCTCATCGTGTGGCTCAGCGTCGCCGTGTCGGCGTTCGTAGACAATATCGCCTATGTCGCCGTGATGCTGCCCGTGGCGAAGGGTCTGGCGGCCAGCGTGGGCGGCGAGCCGTTCCTCTACGCGGCGGGCCTTCTCATCGGCGCGTGCATCGGCGGCAACATCACGCCCATCGGGGCCTCGTGCAATGTCGTGGCCGTGGGAGTCCTGCGGCGGCAGGGGCACAAGGTCACCTTCGGGCAGTTCGCGCGCATCGGCCTGCCGTTTACCCTTGCGGCCACAACCGCCGCCTACCTCTTTGTATGGGTCTTCTGGAGTTGA
- a CDS encoding carbon starvation CstA family protein: MSLLVLAALCAAVLLGGYVLYGPMLSRLLGLDPHAKTPAVELRDDADYVPISPRFLIGQHFSAIAAAGPIVGPILAGLMFGWVPALLWIVLGSIFIGGVHDMAALVASVRHRARSIAEVVKEHMTQRAYLLFLGFVWLALVYVIVAFTDITASSFVGVQELESGERVSGGGIATSSLLYLALPVVMGVLLRYAGLSLRWATIIFLPLVGVAIWAGQHIPLDLAALLGLSGNQAVKVWDVLLLAYCFVASVAPMWILLQPRGHLGGYFLFASLAAALLGVVFGGNVAQFPAFRGWTAPGGDALFPILFITIACGACSGFHAIVASGTTSKQLRYETDAKPIGYGAMLLEGMVAVVSLLCLMMLAPGDAALKSPKPNFIYALGIGKFLGVVGIDPVLGISFGLMAFTTFVYDTLDVCTRLGRYIVQELLGWQSRGGRWFATALTAAVPLAFVMRTTLDAKGAVIPAWKVFWGLFGASNQLLAALTLIGVTVWLWRTGRARWGCLITGLPAVWMYVMSVWALVLAIAGSFGAKGVTADPVPWVALVLIGLAGLMLVEAVRVFIRPLSRPPAPATA; this comes from the coding sequence ATGAGTCTGCTTGTGCTGGCGGCCTTGTGCGCCGCAGTGCTGCTGGGCGGCTACGTGCTTTATGGGCCGATGCTGTCGCGGCTGCTCGGGCTTGACCCACACGCCAAGACGCCAGCGGTGGAATTGCGGGACGACGCGGACTACGTGCCGATCAGTCCGCGTTTTCTTATCGGCCAGCACTTCTCGGCGATTGCCGCGGCCGGCCCCATCGTGGGGCCGATCCTGGCCGGGCTGATGTTCGGCTGGGTGCCCGCGCTGCTGTGGATCGTGCTCGGCTCGATCTTCATCGGCGGGGTGCACGATATGGCCGCGCTTGTCGCCTCGGTGCGCCATAGGGCCCGCTCGATCGCCGAGGTGGTGAAGGAGCACATGACGCAGCGGGCCTACCTGCTGTTCCTGGGTTTCGTGTGGCTCGCGCTCGTCTATGTGATCGTGGCGTTCACCGACATCACGGCCTCCAGCTTCGTCGGCGTGCAGGAGCTTGAGAGCGGCGAGAGAGTCTCGGGCGGGGGCATCGCCACGTCGTCGCTGCTCTACCTGGCCTTGCCCGTGGTGATGGGCGTGCTGCTGCGCTACGCGGGCCTGTCGCTGCGGTGGGCCACGATCATTTTCCTGCCGCTCGTAGGCGTGGCCATCTGGGCGGGGCAACACATTCCCCTGGACCTGGCCGCGTTGCTGGGCCTCTCGGGCAACCAGGCGGTGAAGGTGTGGGACGTGTTGCTGCTGGCTTACTGCTTCGTGGCGTCGGTGGCGCCGATGTGGATCCTGCTTCAGCCGCGCGGGCACTTGGGTGGCTACTTCCTCTTCGCCTCGCTGGCCGCGGCGCTGCTGGGCGTCGTGTTCGGCGGCAACGTGGCCCAATTCCCTGCGTTCCGGGGCTGGACGGCGCCGGGTGGCGACGCGTTGTTTCCCATTCTCTTCATCACCATCGCATGCGGCGCGTGCTCGGGGTTCCACGCCATCGTGGCGTCGGGCACCACGTCGAAGCAGTTGCGATACGAGACCGATGCGAAGCCGATCGGCTACGGGGCGATGCTGCTGGAGGGCATGGTGGCGGTGGTGTCGCTGCTGTGCCTCATGATGCTGGCGCCGGGCGATGCGGCGCTCAAGAGCCCGAAGCCCAACTTCATCTATGCGCTGGGCATCGGCAAGTTCCTGGGCGTCGTGGGCATTGACCCGGTGCTGGGCATCTCGTTCGGCCTGATGGCGTTCACGACGTTCGTCTACGACACGCTGGACGTGTGCACGCGCCTCGGGCGGTACATCGTGCAGGAACTGCTGGGCTGGCAATCGCGGGGCGGGCGCTGGTTTGCCACGGCGCTCACGGCCGCGGTGCCACTGGCGTTCGTGATGCGCACCACGCTCGACGCCAAGGGGGCCGTCATCCCCGCCTGGAAGGTGTTCTGGGGCCTCTTTGGCGCAAGCAACCAGTTGCTGGCGGCGCTCACGCTGATCGGCGTCACCGTGTGGCTGTGGCGCACGGGGCGCGCGCGCTGGGGCTGCCTGATCACGGGCCTGCCCGCTGTGTGGATGTATGTGATGAGTGTGTGGGCGCTGGTGCTGGCGATCGCGGGCAGCTTCGGGGCCAAAGGAGTCACGGCGGACCCTGTGCCGTGGGTGGCCCTGGTGCTGATCGGGCTGGCAGGGCTGATGCTGGTCGAGGCTGTGCGCGTGTTCATCAGGCCCCTGTCGCGGCCCCCCGCGCCCGCCACGGCCTGA
- a CDS encoding ferritin family protein — MANGGLFRVAEVVQMAIEEEHNGKLFYDALAKCAKSPVLKEAARRLAVQEEGHEKAFTALRDRLGLPAQNETYPGEYANYMNALMNGKTFPNEEAAVKLAQDAGGDVAAVSTAILFEKNTLLFLSEMKTLVSDRDAAMVDELIDEERQHLVDLSNLRTMLTV, encoded by the coding sequence ATGGCGAACGGTGGGTTGTTCCGAGTGGCCGAGGTGGTGCAGATGGCGATCGAGGAAGAGCACAACGGCAAGCTCTTCTACGACGCTCTGGCGAAATGCGCGAAGAGCCCCGTGCTCAAGGAAGCGGCCCGGCGGCTCGCCGTCCAGGAAGAGGGCCACGAGAAGGCCTTCACCGCCCTCCGCGACCGCCTGGGCCTCCCCGCCCAGAACGAGACCTATCCGGGCGAGTACGCCAACTACATGAACGCGCTGATGAACGGCAAGACCTTCCCGAACGAGGAGGCCGCCGTCAAGCTGGCGCAGGACGCCGGCGGCGACGTCGCGGCGGTGTCCACGGCCATCCTCTTCGAGAAGAACACCCTGCTCTTCCTCAGCGAGATGAAGACGCTCGTGTCGGACCGCGACGCGGCGATGGTGGACGAGCTGATTGACGAGGAGCGCCAGCACCTGGTGGACCTCTCGAACCTGCGCACGATGCTGACGGTATGA
- a CDS encoding AIR synthase-related protein, translating to MVHRIEVGYRHGVRDAHGEGVAESIRTFLGLPVETVQTRTVYKVHADLTPAEVEAVRREFTDPVIERSAVGRLDAPPFHWMLTVGYKPGVTDNVGRTSKTAIEDILGRRLPDADAVYTERQFLLTGAELGRDDVRRIGTGLLANELIETITVQSLEEWRAAEPDLSIPVVEGEQRPTVREYNLRVSDAELMRISSEGILSCSLEEMHAIRDYFADPARQAERRRYGLGPNPTDAELEMIAQTWSEHCKHKIFNAEIEYVEDGQVSRIDSLFKSYIRRATEDLRDQCPWLLSVFHDNAGVIAFNDQWSLAYKVETHNSPSALDPYGGAITGIVGVNRDPFGTGKGAQLQINVWGYCLGSPFFEGELPEGLLHPRRIRDGVHKGVIDGGNQSGIPYARGWEIFDERYLGKPLVYCGTVGILPRTLHGQPSEHKKANPGDLIVMAGGRIGKDGIHGATFSSEELRKESPAQAVQIGDPITQKKMTDFLLEARDLGLYTCITDNGAGGLSSSIGEMSTSAGGAELDLAAAPLKYQGLDPWEILLSEAQERMSLAVPPPHIAAFLDLARRREVEATVLGRFTDSGKFHVRYGDRTVALVDLEFLHSGLPKMRLKAVWTPPRPPEPHLASAPPVAVALPDLLAELNLCSLEKKSRQYDHEVKGLTVVKPFVGLYNDAPSDASVFLADYDGVEGIVLTEGINPHYSDVDTYHMVGAIMDLALRRAVATGARLDHMAGLDNFCWPDPVQSAKTPDGHYKLAQLVRANRALYDYATAFGVPLISGKDSMKNDSTRGGVKISIPPTLLFSVIAKMDDVRKAVTMDAKCAGDLVYAVGETKAELGGSEYARYLGRLDGHPERIGASVPRVCASVAKATLAAMAQAIEKGLVHSAHAPGKGGLGVGLAKVAFAGELGMAIDLRRVPALRVDRDDVLLFSESSSRFLVTVAPADRAAFEETLGGLPCACIGETTDEPHLRLVGLDGAPVLDASVIDLKARWKATFEGI from the coding sequence ATGGTTCATCGCATCGAGGTCGGTTATCGGCACGGGGTGCGGGACGCGCACGGCGAGGGCGTGGCGGAGAGCATCCGCACGTTCCTCGGCCTGCCGGTCGAAACGGTGCAGACGCGCACCGTCTACAAGGTGCACGCCGACCTGACGCCGGCCGAGGTGGAGGCCGTGCGCCGCGAGTTCACGGACCCCGTGATCGAGCGCTCGGCGGTGGGTCGGCTCGATGCTCCGCCTTTCCACTGGATGCTCACGGTGGGCTACAAGCCGGGCGTGACCGACAACGTCGGCCGCACGTCGAAGACGGCCATCGAGGACATCCTGGGCCGCCGCTTGCCCGACGCCGACGCGGTGTACACCGAGCGGCAGTTCCTGCTCACCGGCGCCGAGCTGGGGCGGGACGACGTGCGCCGCATCGGCACCGGGCTGCTGGCTAACGAGCTGATCGAGACGATCACGGTGCAGAGCCTCGAGGAGTGGCGGGCGGCCGAGCCCGACCTCTCGATCCCCGTCGTCGAAGGCGAACAGCGCCCGACGGTGCGCGAGTACAACCTCCGGGTCTCCGACGCCGAGTTGATGCGGATCAGTTCCGAGGGCATCCTGTCGTGCTCGCTGGAGGAGATGCACGCGATCCGCGACTATTTCGCCGACCCGGCCCGACAGGCCGAGCGGCGGCGCTACGGCCTCGGGCCGAACCCCACCGACGCCGAACTGGAGATGATCGCGCAGACCTGGAGCGAGCACTGCAAGCACAAGATCTTCAATGCCGAGATCGAGTACGTGGAGGATGGCCAGGTCTCGCGGATTGATTCGCTGTTCAAGAGCTACATCCGCCGAGCCACGGAGGACCTGCGCGACCAGTGCCCCTGGCTCCTCAGCGTGTTCCACGACAACGCCGGCGTCATCGCCTTCAACGACCAGTGGAGCCTCGCCTACAAGGTCGAGACCCACAACAGCCCGTCGGCGCTCGACCCCTACGGCGGCGCCATCACGGGCATCGTGGGCGTGAACCGCGACCCGTTCGGCACTGGGAAGGGGGCGCAGCTTCAGATCAACGTGTGGGGCTACTGCCTCGGCTCGCCCTTCTTCGAGGGCGAGTTGCCCGAGGGCCTGCTGCACCCGCGCCGCATCCGCGACGGCGTGCACAAGGGCGTGATTGACGGCGGCAACCAGAGCGGCATCCCCTACGCCCGTGGTTGGGAGATCTTCGACGAGCGCTACCTCGGCAAGCCGCTGGTCTACTGCGGCACCGTGGGCATCCTGCCCCGCACCCTTCACGGCCAGCCCTCCGAGCACAAGAAGGCCAACCCCGGCGACCTCATCGTGATGGCCGGCGGCCGTATCGGCAAGGACGGCATCCACGGCGCCACCTTCTCGTCCGAGGAGCTCCGCAAGGAGTCGCCCGCCCAGGCCGTGCAGATCGGCGACCCGATCACGCAGAAGAAGATGACCGACTTCCTGCTCGAGGCCCGCGACCTGGGCCTCTACACGTGCATCACCGACAACGGGGCAGGAGGGCTCTCGTCCAGCATCGGCGAAATGTCCACGTCGGCCGGCGGCGCGGAACTCGACCTGGCCGCCGCCCCGCTGAAGTACCAGGGCCTGGACCCGTGGGAGATTCTGCTCTCCGAGGCCCAGGAGCGCATGAGCTTGGCCGTGCCGCCGCCGCACATCGCGGCGTTCCTCGACCTGGCCCGCCGCCGCGAGGTCGAAGCCACCGTGCTCGGGCGCTTCACCGACTCGGGCAAGTTCCACGTCCGCTACGGCGACCGCACGGTGGCGCTGGTGGACCTCGAGTTCCTCCACAGCGGCCTGCCCAAGATGCGCCTGAAGGCCGTGTGGACGCCGCCCCGGCCGCCCGAGCCGCACCTGGCCTCGGCCCCCCCCGTCGCGGTGGCGCTGCCCGACCTGCTCGCCGAGTTGAACCTGTGCTCCCTCGAGAAGAAGAGCCGCCAGTACGATCACGAGGTCAAGGGACTCACCGTCGTCAAGCCCTTCGTCGGCCTCTACAACGACGCGCCGTCCGACGCCTCGGTCTTCCTCGCCGACTACGACGGCGTCGAGGGCATCGTGCTCACCGAGGGGATCAACCCGCACTACTCGGACGTGGATACGTACCACATGGTCGGGGCCATCATGGACCTGGCGCTCCGCCGCGCCGTGGCGACGGGCGCGCGGCTCGACCACATGGCCGGCCTCGACAACTTCTGCTGGCCCGACCCCGTGCAGAGCGCCAAGACGCCCGACGGCCACTACAAGCTCGCACAACTCGTCCGCGCCAACAGGGCCCTCTACGACTACGCCACCGCTTTCGGCGTGCCCCTCATCAGCGGCAAGGACTCGATGAAGAACGACTCGACGCGCGGCGGGGTCAAGATCTCCATCCCGCCCACGCTGCTGTTCTCTGTCATCGCCAAGATGGACGACGTGCGGAAGGCGGTGACGATGGACGCGAAGTGCGCGGGCGACCTGGTCTACGCGGTGGGCGAGACGAAGGCCGAGCTGGGCGGGAGCGAGTACGCCCGCTACCTGGGCCGTCTGGACGGCCACCCCGAGCGGATCGGCGCCAGCGTGCCCCGCGTCTGCGCCTCGGTAGCCAAGGCCACCCTGGCGGCGATGGCGCAGGCCATCGAAAAGGGCCTCGTGCACTCGGCCCACGCGCCCGGCAAGGGCGGGCTAGGCGTGGGCCTGGCCAAGGTGGCCTTCGCCGGCGAGCTGGGCATGGCCATTGACCTGCGGCGCGTGCCCGCCCTTCGCGTGGACCGTGACGATGTGCTGCTATTCTCGGAATCCAGCAGCCGCTTCCTCGTCACCGTGGCGCCCGCCGACCGGGCGGCCTTCGAGGAGACGCTAGGCGGCCTGCCCTGCGCCTGCATCGGCGAGACGACCGACGAGCCGCACCTGCGCCTCGTCGGCCTCGACGGCGCGCCCGTCCTCGACGCCAGCGTGATTGACCTGAAAGCGAGGTGGAAGGCCACCTTCGAAGGAATCTGA
- a CDS encoding phosphoribosylformylglycinamidine synthase subunit PurQ — MPSDVRALIITGFGLNCEAETAHAFRLAGAMPERVHLNDLLDGRRSLEEFHILAVIGGFSFGDHIASGRVLANRLKHRLDEPLQRFIADGKLIIGICNGFQTIAKLGILPGFDGDYRRQTVTLTHNDCGVFRDAWVRLRIEPDSPCVFTRGLERLEVPVRHGEGKFVPLDDKVLERIERERLVVCRYADPETGEPTVRFPHNPNGSVAAIAGLCDPSGRIFGLMPHPEAHLFPWNHPHWMRHAIAGALPAEGQGVAVFRNAVAFARATLL, encoded by the coding sequence ATGCCAAGTGACGTGAGAGCCTTGATCATCACCGGCTTCGGCCTCAACTGCGAGGCCGAGACCGCCCACGCCTTCCGCCTGGCCGGCGCGATGCCCGAGCGGGTGCACCTCAACGACCTGCTCGACGGCCGTCGCTCGCTCGAGGAGTTCCACATCCTGGCCGTCATCGGCGGCTTCTCGTTCGGCGACCACATCGCCAGCGGGCGCGTGCTGGCCAACCGCCTCAAGCACCGCCTCGACGAACCGCTCCAGCGCTTCATCGCCGACGGCAAGCTCATCATCGGCATCTGCAACGGCTTCCAGACCATCGCCAAGCTCGGCATCCTGCCCGGCTTCGACGGCGACTATCGCCGCCAGACGGTGACCCTGACGCACAACGACTGCGGGGTGTTCCGCGACGCCTGGGTGCGGCTGCGCATCGAGCCCGACTCGCCGTGCGTCTTCACCCGCGGCCTCGAGCGGCTGGAGGTGCCCGTGCGCCACGGCGAAGGCAAGTTCGTGCCACTCGACGACAAGGTGCTCGAGCGCATCGAGCGCGAGCGCCTCGTGGTCTGCCGCTACGCCGACCCCGAGACCGGCGAGCCCACCGTGCGCTTCCCGCACAACCCCAACGGCTCGGTCGCCGCCATTGCCGGCCTGTGCGACCCGAGCGGCCGCATCTTCGGCCTCATGCCGCACCCCGAGGCGCACCTGTTCCCGTGGAATCACCCGCACTGGATGCGGCATGCGATCGCCGGCGCCCTGCCCGCCGAGGGCCAGGGCGTGGCCGTCTTCCGCAACGCGGTCGCCTTCGCCCGAGCGACGCTGCTCTGA
- a CDS encoding cellulase family glycosylhydrolase — MVTCVLSCPLAVLAVAAVATGEAPRRWSAEQANAWHARQPWLVGCNYVPSNAVNTTEMWQAETFDAALIDRELALAQGLGFNSTRVFVQYLVWQRDPEGTLKRLDQFVGIAAKRGLSTMPVLFDDCAFANKQPYLGKQDDPVPGVHNSGWTPSPGHERVADEKAWPDLERYVADIVGHFARDERIVVWDLYNEPGNSGMGGKSLPLVRACFAWARKAKPTQPLTIGVWNGGLRDYNAAQVELSDVASFHSYGNLDAVKGLVAGLKAHGRPLLCTEWLARSMGSLPKSHLPFFQHEKIACYNWGLVNGKTQTHLPWGSKKGDPDPPVWHHDLFRRDGTPYDPQETAFLRAFLRPATP; from the coding sequence ATGGTGACCTGTGTGCTCTCCTGCCCGCTCGCCGTCCTGGCGGTTGCGGCGGTGGCGACGGGAGAGGCCCCAAGGCGATGGAGCGCCGAGCAGGCGAATGCCTGGCATGCCCGGCAACCGTGGCTCGTCGGCTGCAACTACGTGCCCAGCAACGCCGTCAACACCACCGAAATGTGGCAGGCCGAGACCTTCGACGCCGCCCTGATTGACCGCGAGCTGGCGCTGGCCCAGGGCCTCGGCTTCAACTCCACCCGCGTCTTCGTGCAATACCTCGTCTGGCAGCGCGACCCCGAGGGCACGCTGAAGCGGCTCGACCAGTTCGTCGGCATCGCCGCCAAGCGCGGCCTCTCGACCATGCCCGTGCTCTTCGACGACTGCGCCTTTGCGAACAAGCAGCCCTATCTCGGCAAGCAGGACGACCCGGTGCCAGGCGTCCACAACTCCGGTTGGACCCCCAGCCCCGGCCACGAGCGCGTAGCCGACGAGAAGGCCTGGCCCGACCTGGAGCGGTACGTGGCCGATATCGTCGGGCACTTCGCCCGCGACGAGCGGATCGTCGTGTGGGACCTCTACAATGAGCCTGGCAACTCGGGCATGGGCGGCAAGAGCCTGCCGCTGGTGCGCGCGTGCTTCGCCTGGGCGCGGAAGGCCAAGCCCACCCAGCCCCTCACCATCGGCGTGTGGAACGGCGGCCTCCGGGACTACAACGCCGCGCAGGTCGAGCTCTCCGACGTCGCGAGCTTCCACAGCTACGGCAACCTGGACGCCGTGAAGGGCCTGGTGGCGGGGCTGAAGGCCCACGGGCGGCCCCTCCTGTGCACCGAGTGGCTGGCGCGCAGCATGGGCAGCCTGCCGAAGTCCCATCTGCCCTTCTTCCAGCACGAGAAGATCGCCTGCTACAATTGGGGCCTGGTGAACGGCAAGACCCAGACGCATCTGCCCTGGGGCTCGAAGAAGGGCGACCCCGACCCGCCGGTGTGGCACCACGACCTCTTCCGCCGCGACGGCACGCCGTACGACCCGCAGGAAACGGCGTTCCTGCGCGCCTTCCTCCGCCCTGCCACGCCCTGA
- a CDS encoding type II toxin-antitoxin system VapC family toxin, with translation MTLHLDSSDMVKLFLQESDSAATKRLAGAADELASSRIAYAGVRSAFARKQRDGYLSPEDHRKANSSLAIAWKDYIVVEVTQRIVELAGDLCGTHSLRGMDAIHLASAKLLAQESGVTVRISTSDPRLREAAVAEGLAKASPQE, from the coding sequence GTGACTCTCCACCTCGATAGCAGCGATATGGTCAAGCTCTTCCTCCAGGAGTCCGACAGCGCAGCGACGAAGCGGCTGGCGGGGGCCGCTGATGAGCTGGCCAGTTCCCGCATTGCCTATGCCGGGGTCCGCAGCGCGTTCGCGCGGAAGCAGCGCGACGGCTACCTTTCCCCGGAGGACCACCGCAAAGCCAATTCCAGTTTGGCCATTGCGTGGAAGGACTACATTGTCGTCGAGGTCACACAACGAATCGTAGAACTCGCGGGAGACCTCTGTGGTACCCACAGCCTTCGCGGCATGGATGCGATACACTTGGCCTCCGCGAAGCTCTTGGCCCAGGAGTCCGGGGTGACCGTCCGAATCTCGACCTCGGACCCGCGCCTCCGTGAGGCGGCGGTGGCCGAGGGACTTGCCAAGGCTAGCCCCCAGGAGTGA
- a CDS encoding type II toxin-antitoxin system prevent-host-death family antitoxin, translated as MVRAWLREFKNRLGYYARKVREGEDVELTDRGRPFARVVPSAEAELRRKLEPLIKRGLVSWSGGKPKGLEHPIPVGGKPASEIIVEDRE; from the coding sequence ATGGTGAGGGCATGGCTGCGAGAGTTCAAGAACAGGCTCGGTTACTACGCGCGCAAGGTGCGCGAGGGCGAGGACGTGGAACTGACGGATCGCGGTCGCCCGTTCGCCCGTGTCGTTCCGTCCGCGGAGGCAGAACTCCGCAGGAAGCTCGAGCCGCTGATCAAGAGAGGGCTTGTGAGCTGGAGCGGCGGGAAGCCCAAGGGGCTGGAACACCCGATCCCGGTCGGAGGCAAGCCTGCATCCGAGATCATCGTCGAGGATCGCGAGTGA